The Hypanus sabinus isolate sHypSab1 chromosome 5, sHypSab1.hap1, whole genome shotgun sequence genome has a segment encoding these proteins:
- the LOC132394254 gene encoding zinc finger protein 239-like has protein sequence MAHQRVHTGKRPFTCSDCGKGFTLSSHLLRHQSVHTGERPFTCSDCGKGFTQSSKLKVHQRVHTGERPFTCSDCGKGFTRSSTLKVHQRVHTGERPFTCSDCGKGFTQSSDLLVHKSVHTGERPFTCSDCGKGFTSSYNLLRHKSVHTGERPFTCSDCGKGFTSSYNLLRHESVHTGERPFTCSDCGKGFICSSHLLTHQSVHTREWPFTCSVCGKGFALSSQLKVHQRVHTGERPFICSVCGKGFIKSSNLKVHQRVHTRERPFTCSDCGKGFTQSSNLM, from the coding sequence atggctcaccagagagttcacactggaaagaggccattcacttgctcagactgtgggaagggattcactttatcatctcacctactgaggcaccagtcagttcacaccggggagagaccattcacctgctcagactgtgggaaaggattcactcagtcatctaaactgaaggtacatcagcgagttcacaccggggagagaccgttcacctgctcagactgtgggaaaggattcactcggtcatctacactgaaggtacatcagcgagttcacactggggagaggccattcacttgctcagactgcgggaagggattcactcagtcatccgacctactggtacacaagtcagttcacaccggggagaggccattcacctgctcagactgtgggaagggattcacttcatcaTATAACCTACTGAGACacaagtcagttcacaccggggaaaggccgttcacctgctcagactgtgggaagggattcacttcatcaTATAACCTATTGAGACACGagtcagttcacaccggagagaggccattcacctgctcagactgtgggaagggattcatttgctcatctcacctactgacacaccagtcagttcacaccagggagtggccattcacctgctcagtctgtgggaagggattcgctttgtcatctcaactgaaggtacatcagcgagttcacacaggggagagaccgttcatTTGCtccgtctgtgggaagggattcattaagtcatctaatctgaaggtacatcagcgagttcacacgcgggagaggccgttcacttgctctgactgtgggaaaggattcactcaatcatctaaCCTAATGTAA